The Arthrobacter sp. OAP107 DNA segment GGCCCCGCGGCCGATGTTCCGCGGATCATGCGACTGCTCAACGAGGTCCGGGGTCTCGTGGCCCGCGGCACGGTTATCACGCCGGCAGTTCTCCAGCAGCTGGTCTCGCTGCTCCGCAGCCAGTCGCTGCAGAACCCGGTGGAGGTGCTGACGCACGACATCCTCTCCAGCCGCGGCAAGACCATCCGGCCCAAGACGCTGAACCAGAAGAACTACGTGGACGCCATCGACGCCAACACGGTGATCTTCGGAATCGGCCCGGCCGGTACCGGCAAGACCTACCTGGCGGTCGCCAAGGCGGTGCAGGCCCTGCAGCAGAAGGAAGTCAGCCGGATCATCCTCACCCGCCCCGCCGTCGAGGCGGGCGAACGGCTGGGGTTCCTCCCCGGCACGCTCAGCGACAAGATCGACCCGTACCTGCGGCCGCTGTACGACGCGCTGCACGACATGATGGACCCCGAGTCCATTCCCCGGCTGATGGCCGCCGGCACCATCGAGGTGGCGCCGCTGGCCTACATGAGGGGCCGGACGCTGAACGACGCCTTCATCATCCTTGATGAGGCACAGAACACCACGCCGGAGCAGATGAAGATGTTCCTCACCCGCCTCGGCTTCGGCTCTAAGATGGTGGTCACCGGCGACGTCACGCAGGTGGA contains these protein-coding regions:
- a CDS encoding PhoH family protein, giving the protein MTESANGKRRLNTGDRTTGEFPHTLPGVRTEVVIFDNSDQMVQSLGSHDEALRFIEDQFPAVSFHVRGNELSINGPAADVPRIMRLLNEVRGLVARGTVITPAVLQQLVSLLRSQSLQNPVEVLTHDILSSRGKTIRPKTLNQKNYVDAIDANTVIFGIGPAGTGKTYLAVAKAVQALQQKEVSRIILTRPAVEAGERLGFLPGTLSDKIDPYLRPLYDALHDMMDPESIPRLMAAGTIEVAPLAYMRGRTLNDAFIILDEAQNTTPEQMKMFLTRLGFGSKMVVTGDVTQVDLPFGTRSGLRIVEEILTGIDDVSFSVLDAADVVRHRLVGDIVNAYSIWDEAQRNRVKHSVPRERRGEHA